The genomic segment caaaaaaagTCTATGATGATTCAAACTTTAAGCACGAGAGCCCTGCAGCTGTGCGAGTCTCTGCTTTAAAAGTTCACTTTTCCTCCTCAGCTGCTCTTTGAGTGAGAGGAGTCTCTGTTCGTCCGACTGCATGCTGTAAATGCACTCTGTAGCCTTCTTCAGGATCACCACTTTGGCCGCCTTCTCGTTGTTGGCCACTTCGGGGATCTCGTCCCGCAGGGCAAAGAAGCTCAACTTGAGCTCGTTCCTCCTCTGGCGCTCCAGTACGTTATGAGTCCTTCTCTTGTCATAGTCCTCCGTGTCAGACGTCCGGGGGCTTGAACACTTGCGGTTGCTGCTGATCTGTTTGAGGACCCTGCTGTGGCTGCCGCTGCTGCTACCGCCGCCACcgccaccactgctgctgctgctgctgctgctctccagCTTCAGCCTCTTGACAGCCGGCTGCTCGTGCCTCATGGATGGATGGGCGGCGTAATTGTGCTGGTGGGTGGATACGTGGCACCTTTTCAGCACGAGCGGGCTGGGATGCCTGCTCTCTGACGGGCTGGGGTCGCACCGCTTCACCGCCTGCCTCTTCTCCACCGTGACCACGTcgatctcctcttcctcctgatcttcgtcctcctcctcctcctcctcttcctcctcatcgtCGTCGTCTCCGTCCTCATCTTCTGCAAGACAAgtgacaaaatgcaaaatttaaaaaaaaacaaaaaaaaaacagtcacacTCTGATTCTACAGCAAGGTTGCAACCCTCACTCCACTGCATGCCACAgtaggaggggaggggggtggggggcgtACAGTCTCTGCTGTCAGTTTCTTCCTCACTCATCTTCCTCATCAATTGATTGCTTAACATTGCAGCTAATCTCAAAGCAGCATGTCTCTACCTCCTGCCTGCCAACAAAACTGCATGTTGCATGAATTTAAACAAGCATTTTATTCATAATAGAAGCTACTATTGCTACTATCATGCTCTATCTGATGTACTATCTCTGCACACTcagtagaggaggaggggggggggggggaactcCTGAATGCACAGAGGGGTGTGCCTGCATGATGAGTATAGTCAAAGCTTACCTGAGTCACTACAACTGCTGCTACCGCTGTTTGGTGGCGTATCCAAGCCCAAATCCTTACTAGGCGGCGTCACTACGCTCTGCTTGGGCGTTTCGGCTATCGGGTATGGGAAAACCACCGAGGGATCAATGCACTCCGatgcagatgtgttcaggtcTTGCAGGTAGCTGCTGTTCAGCCTCCAGGCGGCTGCACCGGCGGACTCCGCGCTGTcagctgctgccgccgccgACGACGACTCCTTCCTGGCGGCGTGGAGAGAGGCGAGCCGCTCGGAGACCACCTTCTCCAGCTTGGCTGCGGCGGAGAAGCCGCTCCACATGCAGTCCTGGATGATGATGGACTTGAGGAAGGTCTGGGAGTAGTCTGCGTCGCAGATGATGCTCTGGTTGACCACGTCGTCGCCCAGGAACTCGGTCACCATCTCCAGCTGATCCGCCGTGGAGGGGAAGAGGCTTGACAGGGACGGCCGGCGGCTGGGTGAGAGGGGAGGGGTCGGCAGCAGCTCAAATTTCTTCCAGATGTCTTCGCTCGGTGCCGGAGGCTGAAGCTGCTGAGGGTAGAAATCCTCCTCCTCGTTGTCATAGTAGAAATACGGTTGAAGAGAGTCGTAATCGTAGTCATAGTTTTTACTCGCCAAACTTGAATTCAGCGGCATGATGTCTGCGCTGTTTCTTTCCTTATTATAAAGCTGgttgaggggggaaaaaaacacaaaatgggATAATTAGTTGTGAATtcgtaaaaaaaataaaaaaggcgTGCAGGATCAAAGCAGACAGCCGCTGCTTGGCACCGATCCTGACTGCAACATTAAGTGTAAGCAATATCACATGGTCACTCCAAAACATGGAGCTCCGTTGCACGCCGTGCATGCATGCACcagtgctgctgcagcaggTGCTCAAACTGGGAAACTGGGGGGAAAACCCATCTTCACTAAACTGCGACTGACGATAAACTAATACCTTTTTCAGAAACTAGTGTGGGAAGGTTGACATGCAAGCTCCAGAAAAACCCaactccctcccctcctctttctcctccttcttctcttacCTTTTAGATTTAAAACTGTCGGCGCAACAAGACGGGGCGAAATCGACCCAAAAAGCGAAAAAGGGGGCAGTAAAGTTATTCCAACACGAAAGTAACATTAAATCCTTCCACGGAGATGTCGCAGTCGGTTTCAGTGAGGCTGTGTGAAGCATGTATGGGGGGAGATGAAGCGGCTGCAGCAGCGCGCTCTCTGTCATCAGCAGCGTGAGAATCACAGCTGACGCTCCGCCGGCTTCAATAAAAACGGCGCGTCACTCCGCCCTGCCCTCCGCTCGGGTAGATATCCTTCCGCTCATTTTTCCCGCGAAAGACTCGCCGGCCTTAAAAATATAACACAccaaacatttatttcctgcttttgtCACAATAAATAATCCACACTCCATATAAAGGTTGATATGCACTCGAAAtaaactaattttaaaaaatgttttgtcacaaactgatctattttttttcttcactccGGATCTATTTCGCTAAAGTGGGAGGGGTCATAGTAGAGTAGAGCTTCCATTGACGGGAGAAGcatgcacaaaatattaatGTGGCTAGTAGTGACAGATAATTGGGTGGAGTTATTTCACTACTATCCCGCCTAAAATATCAACAAATCACCCAGAATTGTCCCAGCAGAGCTGGACTTTAACATAATTTATGCACAATCAGATGTGCAGCTGAAAAGTAG from the Thunnus albacares chromosome 21, fThuAlb1.1, whole genome shotgun sequence genome contains:
- the myca gene encoding transcriptional regulator Myc-A isoform X1; this translates as MPLNSSLASKNYDYDYDSLQPYFYYDNEEEDFYPQQLQPPAPSEDIWKKFELLPTPPLSPSRRPSLSSLFPSTADQLEMVTEFLGDDVVNQSIICDADYSQTFLKSIIIQDCMWSGFSAAAKLEKVVSERLASLHAARKESSSAAAAADSAESAGAAAWRLNSSYLQDLNTSASECIDPSVVFPYPIAETPKQSVVTPPSKDLGLDTPPNSGSSSCSDSEDEDGDDDDEEEEEEEEEDEDQEEEEIDVVTVEKRQAVKRCDPSPSESRHPSPLVLKRCHVSTHQHNYAAHPSMRHEQPAVKRLKLESSSSSSSSGGGGGGSSSGSHSRVLKQISSNRKCSSPRTSDTEDYDKRRTHNVLERQRRNELKLSFFALRDEIPEVANNEKAAKVVILKKATECIYSMQSDEQRLLSLKEQLRRKSELLKQRLAQLQGSRA
- the myca gene encoding transcriptional regulator Myc-A isoform X2; this translates as MPLNSSLASKNYDYDYDSLQPYFYYDNEEEDFYPQQLQPPAPSEDIWKKFELLPTPPLSPSRRPSLSSLFPSTADQLEMVTEFLGDDVVNQSIICDADYSQTFLKSIIIQDCMWSGFSAAAKLEKVVSERLASLHAARKESSSAAAAADSAESAGAAAWRLNSSYLQDLNTSASECIDPSVVFPYPIAETPKQSVVTPPSKDLGLDTPPNSGSSSCSDSDEDGDDDDEEEEEEEEEDEDQEEEEIDVVTVEKRQAVKRCDPSPSESRHPSPLVLKRCHVSTHQHNYAAHPSMRHEQPAVKRLKLESSSSSSSSGGGGGGSSSGSHSRVLKQISSNRKCSSPRTSDTEDYDKRRTHNVLERQRRNELKLSFFALRDEIPEVANNEKAAKVVILKKATECIYSMQSDEQRLLSLKEQLRRKSELLKQRLAQLQGSRA